A stretch of the Ascaphus truei isolate aAscTru1 unplaced genomic scaffold, aAscTru1.hap1 HAP1_SCAFFOLD_457, whole genome shotgun sequence genome encodes the following:
- the LOC142484901 gene encoding histone H2A type 2-B: MSGRGKQSGKARAKAKTRSSRAGLQFPVGRVHRLLRKGNYAQRVGAGAPVYLAAVLEYLTAEILELAGNAARDNKKSRIIPRHLQLAVRNDEELNRLLGGVTIAQGGVLPNIQAVLLPKKTESHKPAKSK; this comes from the coding sequence ATGTCTGGAAGAGGCAAACAGAGCGGGAAAGCGCGCGCTAAAGCCAAGACTCGCTCTTCTCGGGCTGGGCTGCAGTTTCCAGTCGGCCGTGTGCACAGACTTCTTCGGAAGGGTAATTATGCTCAACGTGTGGGAGCCGGAGCCCCGGTCTATCTGGCCGCAGTGCTCGAGTACCTGACTGCGGAGATCCTGGAGTTGGCCGGTAACGCCGCCCGGGATAATAAGAAGTCCCGCATCATCCCCCGGCACCTGCAGCTCGCTGTGCGTAACGATGAGGAGCTGAACCGGCTGCTCGGAGGGGTCACCATCGCTCAGGGGGGTGTTCTGCCCAACATCCAGGCCGTGCTGCTGCCCAAGAAAACCGAGAGCCACAAACCGGCCAAGAGCAAGTGA
- the LOC142484900 gene encoding histone H2B 1.1-like: MPEPAKSAPAAKSAPAAKKGSKKAVTKTQKKDGKKRRKTRKESYAIYVYKVLKQVHPDTGISSKAMGIMNSFVNDIFERIAGEASRLAHYNKRSTITSREIQTAVRLLLPGELAKHAVSEGTKAVTKYTSAK, from the coding sequence ATGCCTGAACCAGCCAAGTCAGCGCCAGCTGCGAAGTCAGCGCCAGCTGCCAAGAAGGGCTCTAAGAAAGCCGTGACCAAGACCCagaagaaggatgggaagaaGCGTAGGAAGACCAGGAAGGAGAGTTACGCTATCTACGTGTACAAGGTGCTGAAGCAGGTTCACCCTGACACCGGCATCTCCTCCAAGGCCATGGGCATCATGAACTCCTTTGTCAACGATATCTTCGAGCGCATCGCAGGAGAAGCCTCCCGTCTGGCTCATTACAACAAACGCTCCACCATCACTTCCCGGGAGATCCAGACCGCCGTGCGCCTGCTGCTGCCGGGAGAGCTGGCCAAGCACGCAGTGTCCGAGGGCACCAAGGCTGTCACCAAGTACACTAGCGCCAAGTAA